One window of the Brevibacterium limosum genome contains the following:
- a CDS encoding phosphotransacetylase, with the protein MLKTPAARDLEPVTIDPMLRDRMLGLRNRGSRPRIILAESHDERVLRAAGALAEVGVQPILIGDGNEVRNRARHLGITDADGWSVDDPARLAAGPAGERIRSSAARKCPELAEQWLTDPVFLAAAAVKEGLADAAVAGADRPTADVIRAGLSIVGLAPDSSLLSSSFLMRLRDGRYLGFGDCAVIPVPDDEQLSAIAIATARTFAAITDQHPSVAMLSFSTAGSAQHSDIDRVRLAIEHIRSRCPELEVDGELQFDAAIVESVAKSKCPESAVAGHANVLVFPNLAAGNIGYKIAERLGGAAAFGPLLQGLAAPINDLSRGASVSDIVNVGLITCLHALTPAADTQQRTTSTAHTFTTK; encoded by the coding sequence ATGTTGAAGACGCCGGCAGCGCGCGATCTCGAGCCCGTGACGATCGACCCGATGCTTCGTGATCGGATGCTCGGGCTGCGCAATCGCGGGTCTCGGCCGAGGATCATCCTCGCCGAGTCTCACGATGAGCGTGTCCTCCGCGCTGCCGGCGCCCTCGCCGAGGTGGGCGTCCAACCCATACTGATCGGCGACGGGAACGAGGTCCGGAACCGCGCGAGGCACCTGGGCATCACCGATGCCGACGGCTGGAGCGTCGACGACCCGGCAAGGCTCGCCGCGGGCCCGGCCGGGGAGAGAATCCGCAGCAGCGCAGCGAGGAAGTGTCCCGAACTCGCCGAGCAGTGGCTGACCGATCCCGTCTTCCTCGCCGCCGCGGCCGTCAAGGAAGGACTGGCCGATGCGGCGGTCGCCGGCGCGGACAGGCCCACCGCCGATGTCATTCGGGCAGGGCTGTCGATAGTCGGGCTCGCTCCGGACTCGTCTCTGCTCAGCTCCTCGTTCCTCATGCGCCTGCGCGACGGACGGTATCTGGGCTTCGGGGACTGCGCGGTCATCCCGGTCCCCGACGACGAGCAGCTCTCGGCGATCGCCATCGCCACGGCGAGAACCTTCGCTGCCATCACCGATCAGCATCCGTCTGTGGCGATGCTCTCGTTCTCCACGGCCGGTTCGGCCCAACACTCCGACATCGATCGAGTCAGACTGGCCATCGAGCACATTCGCAGCCGCTGCCCCGAACTCGAGGTCGACGGCGAACTGCAGTTCGACGCAGCCATCGTCGAATCCGTGGCGAAGTCGAAGTGCCCCGAATCCGCAGTCGCCGGCCACGCGAACGTGCTCGTCTTCCCCAATCTCGCAGCCGGAAACATCGGCTACAAGATCGCCGAGCGCCTCGGCGGAGCTGCCGCCTTCGGCCCGCTGCTCCAGGGCCTCGCCGCCCCGATCAATGACTTGTCTCGCGGTGCGAGCGTCTCCGACATCGTCAACGTCGGTCTCATCACCTGCCTGCATGCGCTCACTCCTGCGGCAGACACCCAACAGCGAACCACATCCACTGCCCATACCTTCACAACGAAGTGA